TTTAGAAGCCAACGGCTCCAATTTTCATTCTGTCTTTCATGCGATACGAATCACCCTTCAGGCTGACTACATGCGAATGATGTAGGAGCCGGTCTAAGGTAGCAGTGGCGACCGCATCATCAGCCATAATCTCACCCCACTTGCCAAAGGTCTTGTTTGAAGTGAGGATGATAGATCCACGTTCATACCGGGTGTTGAT
This is a stretch of genomic DNA from Sediminispirochaeta bajacaliforniensis DSM 16054. It encodes these proteins:
- a CDS encoding ATP-binding protein, with protein sequence INTRYERGSIILTSNKTFGKWGEIMADDAVATATLDRLLHHSHVVSLKGDSYRMKDRMKIGAVGF